From a region of the Corallococcus coralloides DSM 2259 genome:
- a CDS encoding TonB-dependent receptor domain-containing protein produces MKTLLCVVCVLLATGAVAQAPDAGTLAGDAGAPTGVLTKPPALLRQVEAAYPPDAAAQQLEGTVVMFIDISETGAVTNVEITQPAGHGFDEAATEAVKQFQFEPAEVDHVPAPVRIQYAYQFVFRAPEPPPEASPDGGVQEPQGPVNFSGQALERGTRKPLVGAEVVLTELDRSTVTDEDGRFAFRGVPVGTHPVVVVMGNYDRFKTQETIEEGKETRATYYVQKRIFSQYETVVRSDRERKEVTRTTITVAEVQRVPGTQGDTLKVVQNLPGVARPAFNGGALVIRGTSPQESGVFLDGLRIPILYHFGGLTSVYNSDLLEAVDYLPGNFSAYYGDITGGVINVRSREPRTDRLHATVGISLIESNAVVEGPITDTLSFAIGGRRSYIDLVLKAVPFDDDSLQVAPRYYDAQAKLVWKPSRRHTFTLQGLTSRDRLALLLDQPADGDPTVNGGLDVTTGFNQLRLRHQFREGKLLLDTHGLVGNTILDFQIGERGLRIASTDLYLRPTVEYAFNDNVTVAGGLDVVANLANVTASIQQPPREGEPPSPLVTEDLINIDGKFTQYYPSAWAEVRWRPLQDLLVVPGVRTESYIFTDQQEVKRTVNPRLAVRYALTETLTLKGGAGVYHSPPVQDEPSPGFGNPDLGAKRSLQYSVGAEWQARPEWFVGSEVFYNDLDDLIVRSNARVVRDGESVPENLKNGGVGRIYGFELLVRRALTDRLFGWISYTLSRSERRDAPGARWRKFDNDQTHVLTAIASYKLPKGWEVGARFRFATGNPTTPVLGSKRDDTTDVFIPYYGLVNSQRLPSFNQLDIRVDKTLIFDTWSLDLYLDLTNAYNNQSVEGVAYNYNYSKREYFKGLPILPVLGLKGAF; encoded by the coding sequence ATGAAAACGCTCCTCTGCGTCGTCTGTGTATTGCTTGCGACCGGAGCCGTGGCACAGGCTCCGGACGCAGGAACGCTCGCCGGCGATGCTGGCGCTCCCACGGGCGTGCTGACGAAGCCGCCCGCCCTTTTGCGTCAGGTCGAAGCGGCCTACCCGCCGGATGCCGCCGCCCAGCAGCTCGAGGGCACGGTGGTGATGTTCATCGACATCTCGGAGACGGGCGCCGTCACGAATGTCGAAATCACCCAGCCCGCGGGCCACGGCTTCGACGAGGCCGCCACGGAAGCGGTGAAGCAGTTCCAGTTCGAGCCCGCGGAGGTGGACCACGTCCCCGCGCCGGTGCGCATCCAGTACGCCTACCAGTTCGTCTTCCGCGCGCCGGAGCCGCCACCCGAGGCCTCGCCGGACGGCGGTGTCCAGGAGCCGCAGGGGCCGGTGAACTTCAGCGGCCAGGCGCTGGAGCGCGGCACGCGCAAGCCCCTGGTGGGCGCGGAGGTGGTGCTCACGGAGCTGGATCGCTCCACCGTCACGGACGAGGACGGGCGCTTCGCCTTCCGGGGCGTCCCCGTGGGCACGCATCCGGTCGTCGTGGTGATGGGCAACTACGACCGCTTCAAGACGCAGGAGACGATTGAAGAGGGCAAGGAGACGCGGGCCACGTACTACGTGCAGAAGCGCATCTTCAGCCAATACGAGACGGTGGTCCGCAGCGACCGCGAGCGCAAGGAGGTGACGCGCACGACCATCACGGTGGCGGAGGTGCAGCGCGTGCCGGGCACGCAGGGGGACACGCTCAAGGTGGTGCAGAACCTGCCGGGCGTGGCGCGGCCCGCGTTCAACGGCGGCGCGCTGGTCATCCGCGGCACCAGCCCCCAGGAGTCCGGCGTCTTCCTGGACGGCCTGCGCATCCCCATCCTGTACCACTTCGGTGGGCTGACCTCCGTTTACAACTCGGACCTGCTGGAGGCGGTGGACTACCTGCCCGGCAACTTCTCCGCGTACTACGGCGACATCACCGGTGGCGTCATCAACGTGCGCAGCCGCGAGCCCCGCACGGACCGGCTCCACGCCACGGTGGGCATCAGCCTGATTGAGTCCAATGCGGTGGTGGAAGGCCCCATCACGGACACGCTGAGCTTCGCGATTGGCGGCCGGCGTTCGTACATCGACCTGGTGCTCAAGGCGGTGCCGTTCGACGACGACAGCCTCCAGGTGGCGCCGCGCTACTACGACGCGCAGGCGAAGCTGGTGTGGAAGCCCAGCCGCCGCCACACCTTCACGCTGCAAGGCCTGACGTCGCGCGACCGGTTGGCGTTGCTGCTGGACCAGCCGGCGGACGGCGACCCGACCGTCAACGGCGGCCTGGACGTGACCACGGGCTTCAACCAGCTGCGCCTGCGGCACCAGTTCCGCGAGGGCAAGCTGCTGCTCGACACGCACGGGCTCGTGGGCAACACCATCCTGGACTTCCAGATTGGCGAGCGCGGGCTGCGCATCGCGTCCACGGACCTGTATCTGCGCCCCACGGTGGAGTACGCGTTCAACGACAACGTGACGGTCGCGGGCGGCCTGGACGTGGTGGCGAACCTGGCGAACGTGACGGCCAGCATCCAGCAGCCGCCGCGCGAGGGCGAGCCGCCGTCGCCGCTGGTGACGGAGGACCTCATCAACATCGACGGGAAGTTCACCCAGTACTACCCGTCCGCCTGGGCGGAGGTGCGGTGGCGGCCCCTCCAGGACCTGCTGGTGGTGCCGGGCGTGCGCACGGAGAGCTACATCTTCACGGACCAGCAGGAGGTGAAGCGCACGGTGAACCCGCGGCTCGCGGTGCGCTACGCGCTCACGGAGACGCTGACGCTGAAGGGCGGCGCGGGCGTCTACCACAGCCCGCCGGTGCAGGATGAGCCGTCCCCGGGGTTCGGCAATCCGGACCTGGGGGCGAAGCGGTCGCTCCAGTACAGCGTGGGCGCGGAGTGGCAGGCGCGGCCGGAGTGGTTCGTGGGCAGCGAGGTCTTCTACAACGACCTGGATGACCTCATCGTCCGCTCGAACGCGCGCGTGGTGCGAGACGGCGAATCCGTGCCGGAGAACCTGAAGAACGGCGGCGTGGGGCGCATCTATGGCTTCGAGTTGCTGGTGCGCCGGGCGCTGACGGACCGGCTGTTCGGGTGGATTTCGTACACGCTTTCCCGCAGCGAGCGCCGGGATGCGCCGGGGGCGCGCTGGCGCAAGTTCGACAACGACCAGACGCACGTGCTGACGGCCATCGCCAGCTACAAGCTGCCGAAGGGCTGGGAGGTGGGCGCGCGGTTCCGCTTCGCGACCGGCAACCCGACGACGCCGGTGCTGGGCTCCAAGCGCGACGACACGACGGACGTGTTCATCCCGTACTACGGGCTGGTCAATTCCCAGCGGCTGCCGTCGTTCAACCAGCTGGACATCCGCGTGGACAAGACCCTCATCTTCGACACGTGGAGTCTGGACCTCTACCTGGACCTGACGAACGCGTACAACAACCAGTCGGTCGAGGGCGTTGCCTACAACTACAACTATTCCAAGCGCGAGTACTTCAAGGGCCTGCCCATCCTGCCCGTGCTCGGCTTGAAGGGAGCCTTCTGA
- a CDS encoding Hsp70 family protein, whose product MRACGLDFGTSNTALALPDGTVLPLQPHTPEPRLFRSVLFFAEEEREVFTGADAIQRYLEDNNGRFIQSVKSFLHSSSFRATQVKGRTYTIEDLVAILLRRVRESAGAHLGEAPDAVVLGRPAVFTPAPEADALAEKRLRKAAEIAGFTHVQFLIEPIAAALAYEARLEKDELVLVADFGAGTTDLTLMRLGPSRRGNLDRKPDVVGSTGVRIGGDRFDAEIMRHKLLPKFGAGSTYKVKGFSHKRLPIPQHVLAKLLNWHEMSFIREKSTQELLEVMLDTSDHPAEIQALYDLVMDNLGYRLFRAIEAAKVKLSSEDVATIDFEDARIHLHEPMTRAEFETASRTLLDELSQCTEGLLAKHPEAREIDAVFLTGGSSQIPAVRELYVKRFGEERVRTADAFTSVAEGLGRASAWLTG is encoded by the coding sequence ATGCGCGCCTGCGGACTCGACTTCGGAACCAGCAACACCGCCCTGGCCCTGCCGGACGGCACCGTGTTGCCGCTGCAGCCCCACACCCCGGAGCCCCGGCTGTTCCGCTCCGTGCTCTTCTTCGCGGAGGAGGAGCGGGAGGTCTTCACGGGCGCGGACGCCATCCAGCGCTACCTGGAGGACAACAACGGCCGGTTCATCCAGTCCGTGAAGTCCTTCCTGCACAGCTCGTCCTTCCGGGCGACGCAGGTGAAGGGGCGCACGTACACCATCGAGGACCTGGTGGCCATCCTGCTGCGCCGCGTGCGCGAGTCCGCCGGGGCGCACCTGGGCGAGGCCCCGGACGCGGTGGTGCTGGGCCGGCCCGCGGTCTTCACGCCCGCCCCGGAGGCGGACGCACTGGCGGAGAAGAGGCTGCGCAAGGCGGCGGAGATCGCGGGCTTCACGCACGTGCAGTTCCTCATCGAGCCCATCGCGGCGGCGCTCGCGTACGAGGCGCGGCTGGAGAAGGACGAGCTGGTGCTGGTGGCGGACTTCGGCGCCGGCACGACGGACCTGACGCTGATGCGGCTGGGGCCGTCGCGGCGGGGGAACCTGGACCGCAAGCCGGACGTGGTGGGGTCCACGGGTGTGCGCATCGGTGGTGACCGCTTCGACGCGGAGATCATGCGGCACAAGCTGTTGCCGAAGTTCGGAGCGGGCTCCACGTACAAGGTGAAGGGCTTCAGCCACAAGCGGCTGCCCATTCCGCAGCACGTGCTGGCGAAGCTGCTCAACTGGCACGAGATGTCCTTCATCCGGGAGAAGTCCACGCAGGAGCTGCTGGAGGTGATGCTCGACACGAGCGACCACCCGGCGGAGATTCAAGCGCTCTACGACCTGGTGATGGACAACCTGGGCTACCGGCTGTTCCGGGCGATTGAAGCGGCGAAGGTGAAGCTGTCGAGCGAGGACGTGGCGACCATCGACTTCGAGGACGCGCGCATCCACCTGCACGAGCCGATGACGCGGGCGGAGTTCGAGACGGCGAGCCGCACGTTGTTGGATGAACTGTCACAGTGCACGGAAGGGCTGTTGGCGAAGCACCCGGAGGCCAGGGAGATTGACGCGGTCTTCCTGACGGGAGGTTCGTCCCAGATTCCGGCGGTGCGGGAGCTGTACGTGAAGCGCTTCGGTGAGGAGCGCGTGCGCACGGCGGACGCGTTCACCTCCGTGGCGGAGGGCCTGGGCCGCGCGTCCGCGTGGCTGACGGGGTGA
- a CDS encoding RNA polymerase factor sigma-32: MQASNSFSSADSLSTYLSEINQYPLLNPQDEQSLSRAFRAGDLSAGHRLVTSNLRFVVKVAYEYRSYGLKMSDLIQEANIGLMKAVQKFDPEKGIRLISYAVWWIRAYIQNYVLRNWSLVKLGTTQAQRRLFFSLARTRRELEKLGAGEGHIVNADEIAKKLNVKPAEVREMEQRMGGRDLSLDAPVGEDGDATHLDFVESESASHADEVADRQQAGLTRNLVQRALMRLDPRERFIIEQRVMSDSEMTLSELGEHFGFSRERARQLEIRAKDKLKAELANLMAEAGLDQAELAA, encoded by the coding sequence ATGCAGGCTTCCAACTCCTTCTCTTCCGCCGACTCGCTCTCCACGTACCTCTCGGAGATCAACCAGTACCCGCTGCTGAACCCGCAGGACGAGCAGTCGCTGTCGCGCGCCTTCCGCGCGGGCGACCTGTCCGCGGGCCACCGCCTGGTGACGAGCAACCTGCGCTTCGTGGTGAAGGTGGCGTACGAGTACCGCTCCTACGGCCTGAAGATGTCCGACCTCATCCAGGAGGCGAACATCGGCCTGATGAAGGCGGTGCAGAAGTTCGACCCGGAGAAGGGCATCCGCCTCATCTCCTACGCGGTGTGGTGGATCCGCGCGTACATCCAGAACTACGTGCTCCGCAACTGGAGCCTGGTGAAGCTGGGCACCACGCAGGCGCAGCGCCGGCTGTTCTTCAGCCTGGCCCGCACGCGCCGCGAGCTGGAGAAGCTGGGCGCCGGCGAGGGCCACATCGTCAACGCGGACGAGATCGCCAAGAAGCTGAACGTGAAGCCCGCGGAAGTGCGTGAGATGGAGCAGCGCATGGGCGGCCGGGACCTGTCCCTGGACGCGCCGGTGGGCGAGGACGGCGACGCCACGCACCTGGACTTCGTGGAGTCCGAGTCCGCTTCGCACGCGGACGAGGTCGCGGACCGTCAGCAGGCGGGCCTCACCCGCAACCTGGTGCAGCGCGCGCTGATGCGCCTGGATCCGCGCGAGCGCTTCATCATCGAGCAGCGCGTGATGAGCGACTCGGAGATGACCCTGAGCGAGCTGGGCGAGCACTTCGGCTTCTCCCGCGAGCGCGCCCGCCAGCTGGAGATCCGCGCCAAGGACAAGCTGAAGGCGGAGCTGGCGAACCTGATGGCCGAGGCCGGTCTGGACCAGGCCGAGCTGGCCGCGTAA
- a CDS encoding DUF4114 domain-containing protein, with translation MSLNPSRLLALVAGSALFVIPSPRPAHAADTCGPGDLYEDVQPAFTAAGFDQLQQVTLTPQKTLRSVNPFWTPTSVDSIVFPSDQNVTISFVYESAGASHALGYLYMSDLRARGYVNAQGDLVDANGNGVADLHEDLYNLAPPSGAQARPYIGVSPRCSRTFTSGGFSYRQPDLALNATCASAFITHPDLTDARPGRTSSSYNITVDVVGSSPPGAAGTGYSDNGLFTRIPNLLEPAHASNNHMGIGHLAFLLTDDDSDTVTFQGLGTVTDVMDLNDGVPDYDVSAYDSHGRPRTSNPDPGITTYDRTVDLGVIPGGQEVVFFLISAFDSSHNTDNGTVYPCLRRDADLKCTLHLRTPLNVFFSKAKWNLDQDFMGQNPVVSRNMGCDYNEACTPASSRYACTLAGTTQKMCGWLDDWTRERLATLPYGNTTLPMAATTVAAPGNLVMPHAVLGNVGPASDRWLLAFEDLPGGGDRDFNDVVFMLRNWAPTAGRVRSTVLSPAAPSCTIQQVYIHKDDAQDPSCAAPVAINYSVATDCRVCLAGTCVTNPSPTWHPVTFDWNRDAVLDVSSTRGHQLCWKADLTAGNGPCQATINNVDIGYESGPVVP, from the coding sequence TTGTCCCTGAATCCCTCCCGTCTCCTGGCCCTCGTGGCCGGGAGCGCGTTGTTTGTCATTCCCTCGCCACGTCCGGCCCATGCGGCCGACACCTGCGGCCCCGGAGACCTGTATGAGGACGTGCAGCCCGCGTTCACCGCCGCGGGGTTCGACCAACTCCAGCAGGTGACGCTCACCCCGCAGAAGACGCTGCGGTCGGTCAACCCGTTCTGGACGCCGACCTCGGTGGACTCCATCGTGTTCCCGTCGGACCAGAACGTCACCATCAGCTTCGTGTACGAAAGCGCCGGCGCGAGCCACGCGCTGGGCTACCTGTACATGAGCGACCTGCGGGCACGCGGCTACGTCAACGCGCAGGGTGACCTGGTGGACGCCAATGGCAACGGCGTCGCGGACCTGCACGAGGACCTCTACAACCTGGCCCCGCCCTCCGGAGCCCAGGCCCGCCCGTACATCGGCGTGAGCCCCCGCTGTTCCCGGACCTTCACGTCCGGTGGCTTCAGCTACCGCCAGCCGGACCTGGCGCTCAATGCGACCTGCGCTTCGGCCTTCATCACCCACCCGGACCTGACGGATGCCCGTCCCGGCCGCACCTCCTCCTCCTACAACATCACTGTCGACGTCGTCGGGAGCAGCCCGCCGGGAGCAGCCGGCACCGGCTATTCGGACAACGGGCTCTTCACGCGCATCCCCAACCTGCTGGAGCCCGCGCACGCGTCCAACAACCACATGGGCATCGGCCACCTGGCCTTCCTGCTGACGGACGACGACTCCGACACGGTCACCTTCCAGGGGCTGGGCACCGTCACGGACGTGATGGACCTGAACGACGGCGTCCCCGACTACGACGTCTCCGCCTATGACAGCCACGGCCGTCCGCGGACCTCCAACCCGGATCCCGGCATCACGACCTATGACCGCACGGTGGACCTGGGCGTCATCCCGGGCGGACAGGAGGTGGTCTTCTTCCTCATCTCCGCCTTCGACTCGAGCCACAACACGGACAACGGCACCGTCTACCCCTGCCTGCGCAGGGATGCCGACCTCAAGTGCACGCTGCACCTGAGGACGCCCCTCAACGTGTTCTTCTCCAAGGCGAAGTGGAACCTGGATCAGGACTTCATGGGCCAGAACCCCGTCGTATCCCGGAACATGGGTTGTGATTACAACGAAGCCTGCACCCCCGCTTCGTCCCGGTACGCCTGCACCCTGGCCGGCACCACCCAGAAGATGTGCGGGTGGTTGGATGACTGGACCCGGGAGCGCCTGGCGACGCTGCCCTACGGCAACACGACCCTGCCCATGGCCGCCACCACCGTCGCCGCGCCGGGCAACCTCGTCATGCCCCACGCCGTGCTGGGCAACGTGGGCCCCGCGTCCGACCGGTGGCTCCTGGCCTTCGAGGACCTGCCGGGTGGAGGCGACCGGGACTTCAACGACGTCGTCTTCATGCTGCGCAACTGGGCGCCCACGGCCGGCCGCGTGCGCTCCACCGTGCTGAGCCCCGCGGCCCCCAGCTGCACCATCCAACAGGTGTACATCCACAAGGACGACGCCCAGGACCCCAGCTGCGCCGCTCCGGTCGCCATCAACTACTCGGTGGCCACCGACTGCCGCGTGTGCCTCGCCGGTACGTGCGTCACCAATCCCTCCCCCACCTGGCATCCGGTGACGTTCGACTGGAACCGGGACGCCGTGCTCGACGTGTCCAGCACTCGCGGCCATCAGCTCTGCTGGAAGGCGGACCTGACCGCCGGGAACGGTCCGTGCCAGGCCACGATCAACAACGTGGACATTGGCTACGAGTCCGGGCCTGTCGTGCCCTGA
- a CDS encoding DUF4114 domain-containing protein yields the protein MHLNRFPLLALVAGSAVCVIASPRPAHAEFTPRAVYLPPQLTSATQSTAAVHPGDLSQLQLQATDPQGSPLTFSWSATTGTSGTPVSDASSSTLEWTAPQCLANGPPQVLGTVTNGYGLSTQALFDFDFTQSLDIDHQPDFTASGFDELTNVALTPGGPISLNPYLGQLSSERIMFLNDQHLALTFVHESAGASHSLGYVYYDDLVARGYVNTQGTPEDSSDDTLVDANGNGIADLHEDLYNLAPTTGPQARPYIGTNRRCLPARSFISQGVSLSMPDLALNATCSGAFVRQSLPDARPGTHPLLPVDVVGATPTESTAPSANAWSDLGLYPRIPNLLEPAHPTNNQLGLGHLVFLLTDDDSDQTTFNQLGVVADIGNLAEGIPDYDVSRYDAHGILRPVNPDPGVTPNDRTVDLGTIPAGKELVFFLVTQYQAIHDLDQKTVYPCLRKAPTGQCLLHLKSPINVFFSKSKWNLDQDPVGLMPVAQRNLGCAYTEQCNADAPQSSPYACTVANSSQRLCGWLDSETLDRLRMPPYGNIVLPRTAAGVWAQGQGNMPHLLLNSVLTTTGQWLMGFEDMPGGGDRDFNDVVFLLRAVTEGRVRSRVLSPDDASCKIAQVSFNKFDNLYGICTGAAAYITYALATDCNVCSAGTCVPNPTPTWHPLSLPPGSGRATVDVSSTPGQQLCWKAELTQGTDPSCQPTLHFVDVGYTSVPLVP from the coding sequence TTGCACCTGAATCGCTTCCCGCTCCTGGCCCTGGTGGCCGGGAGCGCCGTGTGTGTCATTGCCTCGCCGCGTCCGGCCCACGCGGAGTTCACGCCCAGGGCGGTCTACCTGCCGCCGCAGCTCACCAGCGCCACGCAGTCCACGGCCGCCGTCCACCCGGGCGACCTGTCCCAGCTCCAGCTCCAGGCCACGGACCCGCAGGGCAGTCCGCTCACCTTCTCCTGGAGCGCCACCACGGGCACGTCCGGCACGCCGGTATCGGACGCCAGCTCCAGCACCCTGGAGTGGACCGCGCCTCAGTGTCTGGCGAACGGCCCGCCCCAGGTGCTGGGCACCGTGACCAACGGGTACGGGCTGTCCACGCAGGCGCTGTTCGACTTCGACTTCACGCAGTCGCTGGACATCGACCACCAGCCGGACTTCACGGCGTCGGGCTTCGACGAGCTCACGAACGTGGCGCTCACGCCCGGGGGCCCGATTAGCCTGAACCCCTACCTGGGGCAGCTGTCCAGCGAGCGCATCATGTTCCTCAACGATCAACACCTGGCGCTCACCTTCGTCCACGAGTCCGCGGGCGCCAGCCATTCGCTCGGCTACGTGTACTACGACGACCTCGTCGCGCGCGGCTACGTGAACACCCAGGGCACGCCGGAGGACTCGTCGGATGACACGCTGGTGGATGCCAATGGCAACGGCATCGCGGACCTGCACGAGGACCTCTACAACCTGGCCCCCACCACGGGGCCCCAGGCGCGTCCGTACATCGGCACGAACCGCCGCTGTCTGCCCGCCCGCAGCTTCATCTCGCAGGGCGTCAGCCTCAGCATGCCCGACCTGGCGCTCAACGCCACCTGCAGCGGCGCCTTCGTCCGGCAATCCCTTCCGGATGCCCGGCCCGGCACGCACCCGCTCCTGCCGGTGGACGTCGTCGGCGCCACCCCCACGGAAAGCACCGCGCCCAGCGCCAACGCCTGGTCGGACCTGGGCCTGTATCCGCGCATCCCCAACCTGCTGGAGCCCGCCCACCCGACGAACAACCAGCTGGGCCTGGGGCACCTGGTGTTCCTGCTGACGGACGACGACTCCGACCAGACGACCTTCAACCAGCTGGGCGTCGTCGCGGACATCGGCAACCTCGCGGAAGGCATCCCGGACTACGACGTCTCCCGCTACGACGCCCACGGCATCCTGCGCCCCGTCAATCCGGATCCAGGCGTCACCCCGAACGACCGCACCGTGGACCTGGGCACCATTCCGGCGGGCAAGGAGCTCGTCTTCTTCCTGGTGACCCAGTACCAGGCGATCCACGACCTGGACCAGAAGACGGTCTACCCGTGCCTGCGCAAGGCGCCCACCGGCCAGTGCCTCCTGCACCTGAAGTCGCCCATCAACGTGTTCTTCTCCAAGTCGAAGTGGAACCTGGACCAGGACCCCGTGGGCCTGATGCCCGTGGCGCAGCGCAACCTGGGCTGCGCCTATACCGAGCAGTGCAACGCGGACGCGCCCCAGTCCTCCCCCTATGCCTGCACCGTGGCCAATTCCTCGCAGCGGCTGTGCGGGTGGCTGGACTCGGAGACCCTCGACCGCCTGCGGATGCCGCCCTACGGCAACATCGTCCTGCCCAGGACCGCCGCCGGGGTCTGGGCGCAGGGCCAGGGCAACATGCCGCACCTCCTGCTGAACTCGGTCCTCACGACCACGGGCCAGTGGCTGATGGGCTTCGAGGACATGCCGGGCGGAGGCGACCGGGACTTCAACGACGTCGTCTTCCTGCTGCGCGCCGTGACCGAGGGCCGCGTGCGCTCGCGCGTGCTCAGCCCGGACGACGCGAGCTGCAAGATTGCCCAGGTGTCCTTCAACAAGTTCGACAACCTGTACGGGATCTGCACCGGCGCGGCCGCCTACATCACCTATGCGCTGGCCACGGACTGCAACGTGTGCAGCGCGGGCACGTGCGTCCCCAACCCCACGCCCACCTGGCACCCCCTGTCGCTGCCTCCGGGCTCGGGCAGGGCCACCGTGGACGTCTCCAGCACGCCGGGCCAGCAGCTCTGCTGGAAGGCCGAGCTGACGCAGGGGACGGACCCCTCCTGCCAGCCCACCCTCCACTTCGTGGACGTGGGCTACACCTCCGTGCCCCTGGTCCCCTGA